The genome window AACAGCGACGGGTTTCCTTCCAGGGTCCCGTCCACTGTGATCTTCCGGCCTTCCATGGTGGTGACATACCCCATATGGGGCGCCAGCATTTGAACGTGCACGCCTTCGCCGGTCAGGGCTTTTTTGGCGGCGTCCAGGCAGTGGCCGCAAACGCCGTCGGCTACCAGGAAGGAAACCCGCCGGGATTTGATCTCCTGGTTCCCGCCGGCGTACAAGCTCAGAGCCGGGTCCCCGTCTGTCAGTCCGTTGACCGCTTGGGGCAATTCGTAGGAAAGCTGCTCGTCACGTAGCGCAATGCCGAGATTTTCGGCCACCGCGCCGGCCAGATCGCGGTCTATACGGCACAGAAGGTCAACGACGCGTTCCCGTATGTAGGGGCGGACGACCTTTCCCAGTTCAAAGCTGAATGCCTTGATAATATGCATCTGCTCCGGTTTTGTCTGGCTGATCCAGAACAACCGGGGATGCGAATAATACTCCGCGAAGGACGGGCTGCGCTCCCTGACCTTTTTCCCCGCCGCTTCCCCGGGATAGGTGGCGAACCCGCCGGTTTTGGCCGCGGGCGGCACTTCACGCGGCCAGTTGCCGCTGATGGAATTCGGTTCATAGTTGGCGCCGGGGTCGATCTGCACGCGGTGCATGCCGTCCCGCTGATGGTTGCGCACGGGGCAAAGGGGGCGGTTAATGGGAATTTCCGTGAAGTTGGCCCCGCCGAGGCGATGCCGTTGGGTATCGAGGTACGAAAACACGCGGCCCTGCAGCAGAGGATCATCGGAAAACTCAATCCCCGGAACGATGTTCGCCGGGCAGAACGCCACCTGCTCCGTTTCCGTGAAAAAATTGTCCGGGTTGCGGTTCAAGGTCATTTTCCCCACGATCTCCACGGGAACAAGGGCTTCAGGGATGACTTTCGTGGCGTCGAGAATGTCGAAATCAAACGCGTGCTCGTCCTCTTCCGGCACTATCTGCAAGCCCAGCTCCCATTCAGGGAAATCCCCGGCTTCGATGGCCTGCCAGAGATCCTTGCGGTGAAAATCCGGATCCCGGCCGGTCAGGGCCTGGGATTCATCCCAAATCAACGAGGCTTTGCCGTAAACGGGCTTCCAGTGAAACCTGACAAAGCAGCTTTTCCCTTCCGCGTTGACCAGGCGGAAGGTATTGATGCCGAATCCTTCCATCATCCTCAGGCTCCGGGGTATGCCCCGGTCCGACATGGCCCATAGTACGTTGTGCAAGGTTTCCGGTTGCAGGGAAACATAATCCCAAAACGTGTCGTGCGCGCTCTGGCCCTGGGGAACCTCGTTATGCGGTTCGGGTTTTAC of uncultured delta proteobacterium contains these proteins:
- the katE gene encoding hydroperoxidase HPII(III) (catalase) (Evidence 2a : Function of homologous gene experimentally demonstrated in an other organism; PubMedId : 10091651, 11455600, 1987146, 7663946, 9144772; Product type e : enzyme) — encoded protein: MSAKDKQKIPHRAPFTDGKAVAPHYEDVVAADAIWPTPEPTPPGAEPMCGGSKKTPGNSNDKIKDMDTFRAEAEGLGLTTNQGVKIADNQNTLRLGTRGPGLMEDFHFTEKLAHFDRERIPERVVHARGSGAHGYFQVYKSLASHTKAGFLQDPKKKTPVFVRFSTVQGFRGSPDTVRDIRGFAVKFYTQEGNFDLVGNNTAVFFIQDAVKFPDFVHAVKPEPHNEVPQGQSAHDTFWDYVSLQPETLHNVLWAMSDRGIPRSLRMMEGFGINTFRLVNAEGKSCFVRFHWKPVYGKASLIWDESQALTGRDPDFHRKDLWQAIEAGDFPEWELGLQIVPEEDEHAFDFDILDATKVIPEALVPVEIVGKMTLNRNPDNFFTETEQVAFCPANIVPGIEFSDDPLLQGRVFSYLDTQRHRLGGANFTEIPINRPLCPVRNHQRDGMHRVQIDPGANYEPNSISGNWPREVPPAAKTGGFATYPGEAAGKKVRERSPSFAEYYSHPRLFWISQTKPEQMHIIKAFSFELGKVVRPYIRERVVDLLCRIDRDLAGAVAENLGIALRDEQLSYELPQAVNGLTDGDPALSLYAGGNQEIKSRRVSFLVADGVCGHCLDAAKKALTGEGVHVQMLAPHMGYVTTMEGRKITVDGTLEGNPSLLYDAVLVPEGDSVAALMEDGNAKYHLCQAYKHLKAIALLGGAEKLCAAAGLPHDEADAGLVMGDAEAALPDFIAAMRQHRVWDREEKTKKLPA